A genome region from Pseudomonas helmanticensis includes the following:
- a CDS encoding short chain dehydrogenase yields MKILLIGAGGTIGSAVDKELSQRHEVIRIGRNSGDLNVDISDSASIRKLFEKTGKFDALICAAGNVTFAPLDEMTGDSFALGLKDKLMGQVNLLLIGREFANDGASFTFTTGVLSHDPIRSGASAALVNGAIDSFVRAAAIELPRGLRVNSVSPTVLLEAMGKYAPYFRGYKPVPAADVALAYAKSVEGLQTGQTFHVG; encoded by the coding sequence ATGAAAATTCTGTTGATAGGCGCTGGCGGCACCATCGGTTCGGCGGTGGACAAAGAACTGTCGCAACGCCACGAAGTCATCCGTATCGGTCGTAACAGCGGTGATCTGAATGTCGATATCAGCGACAGCGCGTCAATCCGCAAGCTCTTCGAGAAAACCGGCAAGTTCGATGCGCTGATCTGCGCCGCCGGCAACGTGACCTTCGCGCCGCTGGATGAGATGACTGGAGACAGCTTCGCCCTCGGCCTGAAGGACAAGCTGATGGGCCAGGTCAATCTGCTGCTGATCGGCCGGGAATTCGCCAATGACGGTGCTTCGTTCACCTTTACCACCGGCGTGCTCAGTCATGATCCGATTCGCAGTGGCGCATCGGCGGCGCTGGTCAACGGAGCAATCGACAGTTTTGTTCGTGCGGCAGCCATTGAATTGCCGCGCGGTCTGCGGGTGAACTCGGTCAGCCCGACCGTGTTGCTGGAGGCTATGGGTAAATATGCGCCGTATTTCCGTGGGTATAAGCCGGTTCCGGCGGCGGATGTGGCATTGGCTTATGCGAAGAGTGTTGAAGGCTTGCAGACGGGTCAGACGTTTCACGTCGGTTAA
- a CDS encoding BufA1 family periplasmic bufferin-type metallophore produces MTATTRTLSATALVLALGSALSMAAVSTAHAADDMEKCFGVAMKGHNDCAAGAGTTCAGTAKMDYQANAWKLVPKGTCATTESKTSPTGFGQMEAFKAKS; encoded by the coding sequence ATGACTGCTACCACCCGCACCCTGTCCGCCACTGCCTTGGTTCTGGCCCTCGGTTCTGCCCTGAGCATGGCCGCTGTTTCCACCGCCCACGCCGCCGACGACATGGAAAAATGCTTCGGCGTGGCCATGAAAGGTCATAACGACTGCGCCGCAGGTGCAGGCACCACCTGTGCCGGCACGGCGAAAATGGATTACCAGGCCAACGCCTGGAAACTCGTGCCGAAAGGCACCTGCGCCACCACCGAAAGCAAGACCTCGCCGACCGGTTTCGGCCAGATGGAAGCCTTCAAAGCCAAATCCTGA
- a CDS encoding DUF2599 domain-containing protein gives MKKRLIRTAPLLMLPLLLHATWARAESCEETLKKVESLYNKTVDSCGQDPASDCSGLLVRGTHRADPAKGQKWDVWNPSPKAVELGTFAASYMRADGISYEDPGMSTQNGYLITPRDLIRDPETPVHVYCAFPNDAWTDFRNDRGCGDNKNTAPTEAVCQAMKPPISSPNAWVAHFTQYNNNRQQDQLQCGFNMRNPMSSRERVDAFRNFMGARKVINSREFQTQTELRLGNPKTDELPILAFFYSDQRGLSDAMANQRDYKAKTGKDRNIIKINFPQTPVAKASFSCIQTSTPAEPKFCDKYIESSTWVQRPDPKLGPNTWSLSVVPTACGRAIKDDQTDRMFAELYNKHKDDQQWREYSVNGGSLRRQMVCHLAATYDGKPVRNKPEWNLEPARPYVDQATAVAQHCNPY, from the coding sequence ATGAAAAAACGTCTGATCAGGACCGCTCCATTGCTGATGTTGCCGCTGCTGTTGCACGCGACATGGGCCCGTGCCGAATCTTGCGAAGAGACGCTGAAAAAGGTCGAAAGCCTGTACAACAAAACCGTCGACAGTTGCGGGCAGGATCCCGCGTCGGACTGCTCGGGACTGCTGGTGCGTGGCACCCACCGCGCCGATCCGGCCAAGGGGCAGAAATGGGATGTGTGGAATCCCAGCCCGAAAGCCGTGGAACTGGGAACATTCGCCGCTTCGTATATGCGCGCTGACGGCATCAGCTATGAAGACCCGGGCATGAGTACGCAAAACGGCTACTTGATTACGCCAAGAGATCTGATCCGCGACCCCGAGACGCCGGTGCATGTTTACTGCGCGTTTCCCAACGATGCCTGGACTGATTTTCGCAATGACCGTGGCTGTGGCGACAACAAGAACACCGCGCCGACCGAAGCGGTCTGCCAGGCAATGAAACCACCGATCAGCAGCCCGAATGCCTGGGTCGCCCACTTCACTCAGTACAACAACAACCGGCAGCAGGATCAGTTGCAGTGCGGTTTCAACATGCGCAATCCGATGAGCAGCAGGGAGCGTGTCGATGCCTTCCGCAATTTCATGGGCGCGCGCAAAGTCATCAACAGTCGCGAGTTTCAAACCCAGACCGAGCTGCGCCTGGGCAATCCGAAAACCGACGAGCTACCGATTCTGGCGTTCTTCTACAGCGATCAGCGCGGTTTGAGCGATGCCATGGCCAATCAGCGCGATTACAAGGCCAAAACCGGCAAGGACCGCAACATCATCAAGATCAATTTCCCGCAAACCCCGGTCGCCAAGGCCTCGTTCTCGTGCATCCAGACCTCGACGCCGGCAGAACCAAAATTCTGCGACAAGTACATCGAATCCAGCACTTGGGTACAACGTCCCGATCCGAAACTGGGGCCGAACACCTGGTCGCTCTCGGTGGTGCCGACCGCTTGCGGTCGCGCGATCAAGGATGACCAGACTGACCGGATGTTTGCCGAGCTCTACAACAAGCACAAAGACGATCAGCAATGGCGCGAGTACAGCGTCAACGGTGGTTCGTTGCGTCGGCAGATGGTCTGCCATCTGGCGGCAACCTACGACGGCAAGCCGGTGCGCAATAAACCGGAGTGGAACCTTGAACCGGCGCGTCCGTATGTCGATCAGGCCACCGCTGTAGCGCAACACTGCAACCCGTACTGA
- the acpP gene encoding acyl carrier protein, with translation MDDIQSRVIKIVAEQLGLSESNILLSSHFIDDLGADSLDTVELVMALEDEFETEIPEEEAEKINTVQKALDYLHAHIKT, from the coding sequence ATGGATGACATACAGTCGCGTGTGATTAAAATTGTTGCTGAGCAATTAGGTTTGTCCGAGAGCAATATTTTGTTGTCTTCCCATTTTATTGATGACCTGGGTGCGGACTCGCTCGATACCGTTGAACTGGTCATGGCATTAGAAGATGAGTTCGAGACGGAAATCCCAGAAGAAGAAGCCGAAAAAATCAATACCGTGCAAAAGGCGCTTGATTATCTGCACGCGCATATCAAAACCTGA
- a CDS encoding LysR family transcriptional regulator — MSEMDDLAAFAVLIEAGSFTLAAQQLGCSKGQLSKRISQLEAQFSVVLLQRTTRRLSLTAAGAALLPQAQALVVQVEKARQALARLKDDMAGPVRMTVPVSLGETFFDGLLLEFSQKYPEVQIELELNNSYRDLSRDGFDLAIRSEVANDQRLVAKPLLAWQEMTCASPAYLERFGEPTMPQALAEHRCLLNSHYSGREEWLYHLQHELLRVRVSGPFASNHYSLLKKAALSGAGIARLPSYLLQAELADGRLKWLLRDFQTRRMPMYLVHPYQGGLPKRTQVLADYLIGWFKRSGEALDQL, encoded by the coding sequence ATGAGCGAAATGGATGATCTGGCGGCGTTTGCCGTGTTGATCGAGGCTGGCAGTTTCACCCTGGCGGCGCAGCAATTGGGCTGTAGCAAGGGCCAGTTGTCCAAGCGCATCAGCCAGCTCGAAGCGCAGTTTTCTGTGGTGTTGTTGCAACGGACCACCCGGCGTTTGAGCCTGACGGCAGCGGGCGCGGCGTTGTTGCCGCAGGCCCAGGCGCTGGTAGTCCAGGTCGAAAAGGCGCGTCAGGCATTGGCGCGTTTGAAGGACGATATGGCCGGTCCCGTGCGTATGACGGTTCCGGTGTCGTTGGGGGAAACCTTCTTCGACGGCTTGCTGCTGGAGTTCTCGCAGAAATACCCCGAGGTGCAGATCGAGCTGGAACTGAACAACAGTTATCGCGACCTGTCGCGGGATGGTTTTGATCTGGCGATTCGTTCCGAGGTCGCCAATGATCAGCGGCTGGTGGCCAAGCCGCTGCTGGCCTGGCAGGAAATGACCTGCGCCAGCCCGGCTTATCTTGAGCGTTTCGGTGAGCCGACGATGCCGCAGGCACTGGCCGAACACCGTTGCTTGCTCAACAGCCACTACAGCGGACGCGAAGAGTGGCTATATCACCTGCAGCACGAATTGTTGCGAGTGCGGGTGTCCGGGCCGTTCGCCAGCAACCATTACAGCCTGCTCAAAAAAGCTGCGCTGTCCGGCGCCGGCATCGCTCGATTGCCTTCGTACCTCCTGCAAGCGGAATTGGCGGACGGGCGATTGAAATGGCTGCTGCGCGACTTTCAGACCCGGCGCATGCCGATGTACCTGGTGCATCCGTATCAGGGAGGGCTGCCGAAACGTACGCAGGTGCTGGCGGACTATCTGATCGGCTGGTTCAAGCGCAGTGGAGAGGCGCTGGATCAACTTTGA
- a CDS encoding RCC1 domain-containing protein — MSAKDTEPGVLAINPPRIPNATDPITPYPPPLPGVYYVGLAQSAFTLSLTRDPTRKNAALVLADPLSDDPANQYETLALRVNNTQVSSQYVEPEDQNGIVQAQLPQAELNEGLNILELRYIRASGNFNDSRKLGIQYHRNLPGGNDVPGTGDHPDLHLDFASQLGSPPVIGPEEFANGLVRLNLDYPFKRAYDTIKFEINNVPFFFTVQPGEENKPFVIIVTMEMYVSAGKPGVLTVSYTVTDQLGNPTHLRRWSRRISATVDPVDGELDVMGARVAAVQYWANKGASRYITALDARTGKPLRARWRYEGETQEVATAHFDDLHPEHPLHVRYGGRSVTIRPANFFGNGFCDLDNFNLAHSAFVALKDDGNVFTWGVPDNGGRTVSISDVSVVAWSMAAFAALKRDGSVVAWGNSVLGGEVPAPIAARRDIRRLCTAGQAIAALTNDNSVVAWGVPANGGQVPANIAALKTIRNIRASATAFTVQLTDGSLMAWGDASRGGVVPADIARLRNIAEVVNNHDSFAARLTNGTVVAWGNPDSGGQLISPLSNVARIISAGYAYVAHLDNGQIKTWGRPDWGGAAPASILALHNIIDIVGAGYAFAAILDDYRVVAWGNPDHGGEVPRAIGELRNVVQLAATNGAFAALCADGSVVTWGNSVWGGDSALVSKRLKDVVAIYSNSEAFVALTRTGVVITWGLAESGGHDTAAEYELLEEISYSASTVAQGITSEQSI; from the coding sequence ATGAGCGCAAAAGATACCGAACCGGGTGTATTGGCCATTAATCCTCCTCGCATTCCAAATGCGACAGATCCAATCACCCCTTACCCGCCCCCATTACCGGGCGTGTACTACGTTGGTCTTGCGCAATCGGCGTTCACTCTGTCGCTGACCCGTGATCCCACTCGCAAAAACGCGGCGTTGGTCTTGGCCGATCCCCTTTCCGATGATCCTGCCAACCAATATGAAACCCTTGCTCTGAGGGTCAACAACACGCAGGTTTCCAGCCAATACGTAGAGCCGGAAGATCAAAATGGAATCGTGCAGGCACAACTGCCCCAGGCAGAACTCAACGAAGGCTTGAATATCCTGGAGCTGCGCTATATCCGAGCCAGCGGAAACTTTAACGACTCACGAAAGCTGGGAATCCAGTACCACCGAAATCTACCAGGCGGCAATGATGTGCCGGGAACCGGGGATCATCCTGATTTGCACCTGGATTTTGCATCGCAGTTGGGCAGTCCTCCGGTGATCGGGCCCGAGGAGTTCGCCAATGGTCTGGTCCGGCTGAATCTCGACTATCCGTTCAAACGCGCCTACGACACGATCAAATTCGAAATCAACAATGTGCCGTTTTTTTTCACGGTACAGCCGGGCGAGGAAAACAAACCTTTCGTTATCATCGTAACGATGGAGATGTATGTCTCGGCCGGAAAGCCTGGCGTGCTCACGGTCAGCTACACCGTGACCGATCAACTGGGCAATCCCACGCACTTGCGACGTTGGTCAAGACGGATATCGGCAACCGTCGATCCCGTGGACGGTGAGTTAGACGTCATGGGCGCACGCGTGGCCGCAGTGCAATACTGGGCCAACAAAGGCGCGTCGCGCTATATCACGGCCCTCGACGCGCGGACCGGCAAACCTCTCAGAGCACGGTGGCGATATGAGGGTGAAACGCAAGAAGTGGCTACCGCTCACTTCGATGACCTCCACCCCGAGCACCCACTTCATGTGCGATATGGCGGGCGAAGCGTAACCATCAGACCGGCGAATTTTTTCGGTAACGGATTCTGTGACCTCGACAATTTCAACCTTGCTCACTCTGCCTTCGTGGCATTGAAAGATGACGGAAATGTATTCACATGGGGTGTTCCAGACAATGGTGGTCGCACTGTGTCGATTAGCGATGTCAGCGTCGTGGCCTGGTCAATGGCGGCATTCGCTGCACTCAAGCGCGATGGTTCAGTCGTCGCATGGGGGAACTCAGTGTTAGGAGGGGAAGTCCCCGCGCCCATCGCGGCGCGTCGAGACATACGCCGACTGTGTACGGCAGGCCAGGCCATTGCGGCACTGACAAACGACAACTCCGTGGTTGCATGGGGCGTCCCGGCCAATGGTGGACAAGTGCCCGCCAACATCGCTGCGCTGAAAACCATCCGCAACATTCGGGCGAGCGCAACGGCATTCACTGTGCAACTGACGGACGGGTCGCTAATGGCATGGGGGGATGCCTCGCGCGGTGGAGTGGTGCCAGCCGACATCGCTCGTCTACGCAACATCGCCGAGGTGGTCAACAATCATGATTCGTTTGCGGCCCGCCTGACCAACGGCACCGTAGTAGCGTGGGGCAACCCAGACTCAGGAGGTCAACTGATCAGCCCTCTGAGCAATGTTGCCCGAATCATCAGCGCCGGCTACGCCTATGTTGCGCATCTGGACAACGGGCAAATAAAAACATGGGGCAGACCAGACTGGGGGGGCGCTGCACCGGCGTCGATTCTTGCCCTCCACAACATCATCGATATCGTCGGCGCCGGCTATGCATTTGCGGCCATTCTGGATGACTATCGTGTCGTGGCGTGGGGCAACCCGGACCACGGTGGGGAGGTACCCAGAGCGATAGGAGAGTTGCGCAATGTCGTGCAACTCGCCGCGACCAATGGCGCCTTTGCAGCCCTGTGTGCGGATGGCAGCGTGGTGACCTGGGGCAATTCTGTCTGGGGCGGGGACAGTGCTCTGGTCAGCAAGCGCTTGAAGGATGTCGTGGCCATTTACAGTAACTCTGAAGCATTCGTGGCGTTGACCAGGACAGGTGTCGTCATCACTTGGGGGCTGGCCGAGTCGGGAGGCCATGACACCGCGGCTGAATATGAACTGCTGGAAGAAATCTCCTATTCAGCTTCGACGGTCGCACAAGGGATCACAAGCGAACAGTCTATCTAG
- a CDS encoding DNA-binding domain-containing protein, which translates to MSTHSAFAAALIDTRLPCPDGLCSASGADPARRFAVYRNNVQNSLINALADSYPVVRQLVGEEFFRAMAAVFLQVQPPQSPLMSRYGEDFADFVAAFEPASSVPYLADVARLERLRTCAYHAADALPVRAEEITAALADPHSLSALSVELHPSLHLLDSPWPTVAIWAAHQRQATLAGIDLQQAQHALVLRNHLVVEVFVIEPGTSAFIRHLIDGQPLLAAVEHSPPFDLAQTLGLLIAHNAITHLSNKESP; encoded by the coding sequence ATGAGTACGCACAGCGCTTTCGCTGCCGCGCTCATTGACACGCGGCTTCCCTGCCCCGACGGCTTGTGCAGTGCCAGCGGCGCCGATCCGGCCAGGCGCTTCGCGGTGTATCGCAACAACGTGCAAAACTCGCTGATCAACGCGTTGGCCGACAGTTATCCGGTGGTCAGGCAATTGGTCGGCGAGGAATTCTTTCGGGCGATGGCCGCCGTTTTCTTACAGGTCCAGCCGCCGCAAAGTCCGCTGATGAGTCGTTACGGCGAAGATTTCGCTGACTTCGTTGCCGCGTTCGAGCCGGCGTCCAGCGTGCCCTATCTGGCCGATGTCGCGCGCCTTGAGCGTTTGCGCACCTGTGCTTATCACGCGGCCGATGCGTTGCCGGTGCGGGCGGAAGAAATCACCGCTGCACTCGCCGATCCGCATTCCCTGAGCGCCCTGAGTGTCGAGTTGCATCCGTCGTTGCATCTGCTCGACTCACCCTGGCCGACGGTCGCGATCTGGGCAGCGCATCAACGGCAAGCAACGCTCGCGGGCATCGACTTGCAGCAAGCACAGCACGCGCTGGTGCTGCGCAACCATCTCGTCGTTGAAGTGTTTGTCATCGAGCCCGGCACCAGCGCGTTTATCCGCCATCTCATCGATGGCCAGCCATTACTGGCGGCAGTTGAACACAGCCCTCCCTTCGATCTCGCACAAACCCTCGGCTTGCTGATCGCGCACAACGCCATCACCCACTTGAGCAACAAGGAATCGCCATGA
- a CDS encoding DUF2599 domain-containing protein, protein MTKDRSVCAVLSRKTSSFALACTLPLLFSTVYAQPQADPQDTLKRINHNYNTLKDACQEPDTGAARGLYYCSGVTLRMVNDGPFNPWDYSPYAIRIGATSYSWIRKDLSTRILIHPAGFILRTPTDAATLNLPVKEQGFTCIYAFDGGTGPERKWYGCGFFDSREPPRAAQAAMNNRNAALAYGTCAEAGVSTAEQWTQKYTGLMKGPIQYGQCSWNAEKPSDWNAMIRVHESRPSTTNKDPFAFSAQVNEFMLKNATATNDGSENMKYIDAFIYNVNSTQNFATRGDQAPPKPENGLNSARNFQKKLQAQGYSVPILRLDFTKPAEQRFSFVAADQAIDLPVAGGPQPPIAPSSKYIASATWIERYDPGSKKNEWSLSVTPTAQGKANQASNQEAVYQELLALRGADSQWRDNEKSAGSMRQQLACLVQNYPAKTEWNLEPFRPAVSPQETAKAGCNPVAAASPQYIASADWVKRYDPGTRKDEWSLSIVPTAAGRALPNEQLGAIYAQLFALKGADSNWRDNETSAGSMRQQLGCVLANYRNKTPWNLEPFRPALSDADTRAAGCNPVPR, encoded by the coding sequence ATGACGAAGGATCGCTCAGTCTGCGCTGTGCTGTCGCGCAAGACTTCATCGTTTGCTCTGGCCTGCACGCTGCCTTTGCTGTTCTCCACGGTTTACGCCCAGCCGCAAGCCGATCCGCAGGACACGCTCAAACGCATCAACCACAACTACAACACCCTCAAGGACGCGTGCCAGGAACCCGATACCGGTGCGGCGCGTGGTCTCTACTATTGCAGCGGCGTGACGCTGCGCATGGTCAATGACGGGCCTTTCAATCCTTGGGATTACAGTCCTTACGCGATCAGGATTGGCGCGACGTCCTACTCATGGATTCGCAAGGATCTGAGTACGCGAATCCTTATCCACCCGGCCGGTTTCATCCTGCGCACGCCCACGGATGCGGCGACTTTGAATCTGCCGGTCAAAGAGCAGGGCTTTACCTGCATCTACGCCTTCGATGGCGGTACGGGGCCGGAGCGCAAGTGGTATGGCTGCGGCTTCTTCGACAGCCGTGAACCGCCGCGTGCCGCACAGGCGGCGATGAATAATCGCAATGCGGCACTGGCCTACGGTACCTGTGCCGAGGCTGGGGTCAGCACTGCCGAGCAGTGGACGCAGAAATACACCGGCTTGATGAAGGGGCCGATTCAATACGGCCAGTGCTCGTGGAACGCGGAAAAGCCCAGCGACTGGAACGCGATGATCCGGGTACACGAGTCGCGGCCAAGCACCACCAACAAGGACCCCTTTGCCTTCAGTGCCCAGGTCAACGAGTTCATGTTGAAAAACGCCACTGCGACCAACGATGGCAGCGAAAACATGAAGTACATCGATGCCTTCATCTACAACGTCAACAGCACGCAGAACTTCGCCACCCGCGGTGATCAGGCGCCACCGAAGCCCGAGAACGGTTTGAACAGCGCGCGCAATTTCCAGAAGAAACTTCAGGCGCAAGGCTACAGCGTGCCGATCCTGCGACTGGATTTCACCAAGCCCGCCGAACAGCGTTTCAGCTTCGTCGCTGCCGATCAGGCGATCGATCTGCCGGTGGCGGGCGGTCCCCAGCCGCCGATTGCGCCGAGTTCGAAATACATCGCCAGCGCCACTTGGATCGAGCGCTACGATCCGGGCAGCAAGAAAAACGAATGGTCGCTCAGCGTCACGCCGACCGCCCAGGGCAAGGCGAACCAGGCCAGCAATCAGGAGGCGGTGTATCAGGAACTGCTGGCGCTGCGGGGGGCTGATAGCCAGTGGCGCGACAACGAGAAGTCGGCGGGTAGCATGCGTCAGCAACTGGCCTGTCTGGTGCAAAACTATCCGGCCAAGACCGAATGGAATCTGGAACCCTTCCGTCCCGCTGTCAGCCCGCAGGAAACAGCGAAGGCCGGTTGCAATCCCGTGGCTGCCGCGTCACCGCAATACATCGCCTCGGCTGACTGGGTCAAACGTTACGACCCCGGCACCCGCAAGGATGAATGGAGCCTGAGCATCGTGCCCACGGCGGCGGGGCGTGCCTTGCCCAACGAGCAACTCGGCGCGATTTACGCGCAACTGTTCGCACTCAAGGGCGCAGACAGCAACTGGCGCGACAACGAAACGTCGGCCGGCAGCATGCGTCAGCAATTGGGTTGCGTCCTGGCCAATTATCGCAACAAGACGCCGTGGAATCTTGAGCCGTTCCGGCCGGCGTTGTCGGACGCCGACACCCGGGCCGCCGGTTGCAACCCTGTTCCTCGCTGA
- a CDS encoding DoxX family protein, with translation MTNLIVRAIALLEKIPHSLIAFIARFSIAAVFWKSGQTKVEGLAIDLIDGTFELSWPRLADSTIPLFKSEYPVPLLSPEIAAHMAAFAEHFFPVLILIGFATRFSALALLGMTLTIQLFVYPDAYPTHGTWAAILLYLMASGPGKLSIDHLISRYVQR, from the coding sequence ATGACCAACCTCATCGTCCGCGCCATCGCGCTGCTGGAAAAAATCCCCCACAGCCTGATCGCCTTCATCGCACGGTTTTCGATTGCTGCGGTGTTCTGGAAGTCCGGGCAGACCAAGGTCGAAGGGTTGGCCATCGACCTGATCGACGGCACCTTTGAATTGAGCTGGCCACGACTGGCGGACTCGACGATTCCGCTGTTCAAGAGCGAATACCCTGTGCCGCTGTTGTCGCCAGAGATTGCTGCGCACATGGCCGCGTTCGCCGAACACTTTTTTCCAGTATTGATCCTGATCGGTTTCGCTACACGGTTTTCTGCGTTGGCATTGCTGGGCATGACCCTGACGATTCAACTGTTTGTGTACCCGGATGCGTATCCGACTCACGGCACCTGGGCGGCGATATTGCTGTACCTGATGGCGAGCGGGCCTGGGAAGCTGTCGATCGATCATCTGATCTCGCGGTATGTACAGCGCTGA
- the bufB gene encoding MNIO family bufferin maturase yields the protein MSNAHQSALPRTQAARAELPPRAGLGLKSEHFAQVLGSSPDLGFFEVHAENYMVDGGPFHHFLGLIRQQYPLSLHGVGLSIGAEGPLDKDHLKRLAELIRRYQPQSFSEHLAWSSHGPVFLNDLLPLAYDAPTLNRVCEHIDQVQDSLKRPMLLENPATYLAFQRSTIDEPEFIAEVVRRTGCGLLLDVNNVYVSCINHQRDPLAYLDALPLHRVGEIHLAGFAEDSDSPGERLLIDDHGAPIDQAVWDLYRQVLKRIGPVATLIERDNQVPAFDVLLAEAQQADHLLLQARGRA from the coding sequence ATGTCCAACGCCCATCAATCTGCCCTCCCCCGCACTCAGGCAGCCCGCGCCGAGCTCCCGCCACGTGCGGGGCTCGGGCTCAAGAGCGAGCACTTTGCGCAAGTGCTCGGTTCGTCACCGGACCTCGGTTTCTTCGAGGTCCACGCCGAAAACTACATGGTCGACGGCGGCCCGTTTCATCATTTTCTGGGTTTGATTCGTCAGCAGTATCCGCTGTCGCTGCACGGTGTCGGGTTGTCCATCGGTGCTGAAGGGCCGCTGGATAAAGACCATCTCAAGCGCCTTGCCGAGCTGATTCGGCGCTATCAACCTCAGTCCTTTTCCGAACACCTGGCCTGGTCCAGCCACGGCCCGGTGTTTCTCAATGATCTGCTGCCACTGGCCTACGACGCGCCGACGCTGAACCGTGTCTGCGAGCATATCGATCAGGTGCAGGACAGCCTCAAACGCCCCATGCTGTTGGAGAATCCGGCGACTTATCTGGCGTTTCAGCGCTCGACCATCGATGAGCCGGAGTTCATCGCCGAGGTCGTCCGCCGAACTGGCTGCGGCCTGTTACTCGACGTGAACAATGTCTACGTGTCGTGCATCAATCATCAGCGCGATCCGCTGGCTTATCTCGACGCACTGCCGCTGCATCGCGTCGGCGAGATTCATCTGGCCGGTTTTGCCGAAGATTCCGACAGCCCCGGTGAACGCCTGCTGATTGACGATCACGGTGCACCGATCGATCAAGCGGTGTGGGATTTATACCGGCAAGTTCTGAAACGCATTGGCCCGGTGGCCACGCTGATCGAACGTGACAATCAAGTGCCGGCGTTCGATGTGCTGCTGGCCGAAGCGCAGCAAGCCGATCACTTGTTGCTGCAAGCCAGGGGGCGCGCATGA
- a CDS encoding COG3650 family protein — translation MRVARSLVLVALLPLFAACQLFDGQRESASHVGQTRMQGQLTAADGKLVFQPCQDQRQLVVNDIGGTSILQEAATLADEQGKLFADVRGKVAGDRLDLTQLYRVERSGTACDDPNFKLLILRASGHGPEWNVKVSGKGMVIDREGQPPLAVPYVEEQLGDGRFNLSSEANNQRIELWVAPQRCVDSSTGSVQHMSAELRIDGKVQRGCGYFGGSRND, via the coding sequence ATGCGTGTTGCCCGTTCGTTAGTCCTTGTTGCCCTGCTGCCGTTGTTTGCCGCCTGCCAGTTGTTCGATGGCCAGCGAGAAAGTGCCTCGCACGTCGGGCAGACGCGGATGCAGGGGCAGCTGACCGCCGCTGACGGCAAACTGGTGTTCCAGCCGTGTCAGGATCAGCGCCAACTCGTCGTCAATGACATCGGTGGCACCAGCATTCTGCAGGAAGCTGCTACCTTGGCCGACGAGCAAGGCAAACTGTTCGCCGATGTTCGCGGCAAAGTCGCCGGCGATCGACTCGACCTGACTCAGCTGTATCGTGTCGAACGCTCCGGCACCGCCTGCGATGATCCGAATTTCAAACTGCTGATTCTGCGCGCCAGCGGCCACGGTCCTGAGTGGAACGTCAAAGTCAGCGGCAAAGGCATGGTCATCGACCGTGAAGGCCAGCCGCCACTCGCCGTACCTTATGTTGAAGAACAACTGGGCGACGGACGCTTCAACCTCAGCAGCGAAGCCAACAACCAGCGCATCGAATTGTGGGTCGCGCCGCAGCGCTGCGTCGACAGCAGCACTGGCAGCGTGCAGCACATGAGCGCCGAACTGCGCATCGACGGCAAGGTGCAGCGCGGTTGCGGGTATTTCGGCGGATCGCGCAACGACTGA